The DNA region aagaatatattttgataaattattttaagcaaatagttgatggtacccattaaaaTAACACTGTATTTGTTATTTCTACTATGGAtttcaatggttacaatcagatGTGCTTACCTGGTGCTAAATCAAGAAATTGCAGTTCAGTAAAAGTGACTTTGAGTTTGTTGATAACAAAAAATACGATATTTATATGATAACACTTTAATTACTTATTAGCATAATGCCATAGTCTCACATAATTATATTGGAAACAGATTTTGATAAACGGTAGAAACTGAATTCTCACAAGTCAAATTGAAaactatttatttaattaactttGAAATCTCAGGATACTATTATGATAAAATCCATAAGGATTAATTAAGATAGGCATCATGTAACAATACAGCACACAGAAGCAGTAGTAAATTCTAAATCAATgctttattaaagggatagttcaccttaaaatgaaaattctgtcatcatttacttatcctcctgttgttctaaacctgtatgaattttctgatgaacacaaaagaagatattttgagaaatgatggtaaacacacatacccattgacttccatagtaggaaaacattatgataaatgatgaagaaaatattttgataaatgatggtaagcacacagttgacggtacccattaaattccatcatatgttttattcttactatactcattttaaggtgaactatcactttaaataaattcaactaaattttattatgtttaatcCACTCAAATTTGTGAGAAGGAAACacaataattttgtgttaaaccTACATGAATGCTTTTAGTAGATTTGTAGTTCTCAGCATGCTTTGCTTAAGACTGCATTGGGAGAGTACATTTTGAAATTAAatgctattttatgtgtttttaatgttcatttatctttgagATCTAAAAGAGTTTCGGTTTCTTCTTGAGGTTTGTGGTTACCATCGTTCAGAAGAGTGGTGTTTGTGTTTAGACTGTTGAAACAATGATGATCATGATGTCTCTTCTTACGTGCTCATCACATTGTGgtgtataataataaacattttacgTGAACAGCTTGTGATCGGTCCCCAGGGTAGATATTGCACTATATTGTTATGTATCAGTTTAACTAGTTAACACATGTCATGTAATTTTACATGAAAAATCAGGAAGATCCCACAAGTAGATATcacatataattttttacattgcaCAGAGAGATGGGCCTAATGTTATGTGACTTAAAAAGCTGCATACATGTTCTGTGCTACTCTTAATTTCACATGGACATCAAGAAACATTACATTTGCATATTAAATCACTTTCGATCTCataaacataactttttgaAGTTAAGTTAAATTATTAGAAGCAACAATGTTAACTACTAACTAAATAAGTAATTAAAACCAATCAAAAGGATGAAAGGAAAAAAGGTGGAGTTTCAATCATGTTCCTTTATGAGAGTGTCACTATATATAAGACAAAAACATTGAAACAGGGACACAATTCAATGAAGCAACTAAAATCAAGTCAAGCCAAGAAACATTCAACAACTTATGTAAGTAATAGCATTGAGGTAAATAATAgtaatttgtacatttttaaagaatggaTTTGGAAATTAGTGTCATGTAAATGTTTTGCtcttgtatttattttttttcagctTTGGAAAAAACCTACatgtaaatgcaaatttacCATGAATTCCATAAATGCCAATTTTTCCCAGAATATCACCATTCCACATCCTGAATACTTTTTCATCACTGGACTTTCAGGTATACCATACAGCCGctattattatattttcttattttgcaCTTACATTATTGCTGTAATTGGGAACTCTACAGTTCTTCTCATTATAGCACTTGACCGGAGTCTGCACAGCCCAAAGTATATTGGTGTGTTTAATTTGGCTCTGGCCGACATTGGTGCAACTAACGCTCTGATTCCCAACATGATGaggatgtttgtttttgaatcacagTACATCTCCTATGATGCTTGTTTAGCcaacatgttttttgttttcttctttagTGGTATGCAGTGTTTAACACTAGTTGCCCTATCATTTGATCGTGTCATTGCAATTTGCTTACCTCTAAGATATCATACCATTGTGAATAATACTGTAATGCTTTTAATGTATTCAGCTCTATGGGCATTTAACACATTTGTGATAGGCACTTTTGTGATTTTGATCACTCGACTTAAATTGTGTAAATCCAATgtgataaaaagttttttttgtgatcaTGGACCTGTGTATATGTTAGCATGTAATGACAACAGTATCAATCACCAACTGTCAATAGTTGTCACAGTTTTATACGTTATAGCACCACTGGTCATTGTAGTCCTTTCCTATGTATGCATTTTTCTTTCCTTAAGTAAAATTACATCCTGGAAAGGACGGTTTAAGGCCCTTAAGACCTGTGCTTGCCACATGATGCTTGTAGGAACTTTTTTCCTCCCCATTTCAGGTGCTTACATTGCTGCAATAATGTTTTCTCTCCCTCCTAATGACAGAATAATCAGCACATCTCTTTCATTTGTGATTCCCCCAATGTTAAATCCCATCATTTAcgttttaaacacagctgaaatcAAAGATGTAGTTCGCAAAGTGCTTTACAAAAGATCTGCTTTAATCACAAAATGAATTATCTTACTAACATTTGTTTATTAAGACTTAAAGTAGAGCATTTTGTAGATGCTTTTGTGATAAATGCTATTAGGTGAAACAGTAAATAATGGCTTGATGTGGGAATATTGCTATTATAAGCTTGATTCAAGATATGATCCTAATGTGCGCATGatgatttaagtttaatatcTTATTGCAACTGGGATGACTGTACTGTAGACTGTATATCTGTTATAAACCCTCATTGTTACATACTGTATGGTAATATGTCTCAGTaacaataaacagacagactGTCAATTGAATGCttattatatttgactttttgcTACAGATAAGTTTCAATTCATTCTGCAGCAGCACAGATTGCAATACAGTGGTATACTGCAGCACAGACCCTGGATCTTGTACTTGAAATTTGATATTTGTTGCTGGAAAAAATTATTACTCTGTCTCCTACTTTGTATTTTCCTTAAAACATGGTCAGATTTGTCTGTAAGCATAGTATGGCATATTTGTACAGTCATACCCCCcaattgttattttattttacttgtgaTAAAATCAATTTTATTGGGGTGGTTTTTCCAGATAGGGCTTATcgtaaatgcatgtttgagctgccttcatttaaaaaacatctgGCCCTGACATATCTTAGAATATATAATTGCAATAGTTTTGTCTCAATatgcacatcagtaatgttttgtaaggtatgtttgtaaaaattaGGCCTTCTTAAAACTAATATAATCTAACacaactaaggcctagtcctggaatAATCTAAATCCTGTCCGGGAAGCTGCCCAAAAATGGTATGTTACAACATTAGTTTATTGATTTCAATATTGCTTTTTTATTCAATCAAATGTCAAAAACAAAAAGTGGTacttattgtgtttttttatgtgttttaattAATGGAATTGCAGCATTCTCATGATTGCTTATAAATAGCACACAGTGTAAAAAGTTGCAATACATCTTATGCAGTAGGCTCTCTGTACAAATCCACATTTCTCCCAAGGAAAACAAATAAAGgaaactaactaactaactaacattcatcaaattccaattttgcatgcgtatgatgattatattttttaaaccattgtcgcttgggtttggggttaagATTTGCATTAAAGTGTCATTTAAtatgtttctgttttttttatgatggtcgcttgatgttggggttagaattggggttaggatgtcattttatgtaaaaacgTTGTTCTAttcccaaacccaagcgacaatgttAAAGAAaagaacccccccccccctaagAAACCAatataaatgacacaaaaagatGTGCCCCAAGTGAAAAGGtgtattatatacattatattacattatatgcacgcaaaattggaatttggccaTTTACATTCACTTCATGAGAACTGGTTGGTAGTTGAGTTAAATAAGAAAAGAAatcacaaaataaaagcataacgagaacgtttttacatttatgaaaAAGAGAAATGATAGTCCTATAACATTACTTTCAAATTAAAATGGAATCACAAAGTGCCCAAATGTGTCCAAATGTGCTTTGTGAGGTCACAGGGACATATGATCAAAACTGTATTATGGTCATCTGCTTTACAGCAGTCAATGTGAGAGAAGACAAGATTTTCCAAGGTGTCAGAGTTGTTTCTGTGTGGTCTCCGATTGATCAACACACGATTTAGCATCTTTCACAGGGGTTGCTTACTAACAGGAGAGGTTAGATAAACATAAAAGttattatgtaaatatataGCGAAGGCTGTGGCTGATCAGGCTCCTATAGAAAGATCATTCCACCAGCAGGGAgtacagggtttcccgcagcatatttcagttaaggcggcccgcctaagcttggaaaccctaccgccttaactaacTTTTCTGCACAAAAGGCCGCCAAGttcatctcggagaatagcgcgtaCGCGCATCACACCGCATGCGGGGACgcgcgccacatggccgaaatgagataaaAACGTgctccgtcatgtctggaggatagccagttgataaaacacgtgtccgtgagaactgtaagtggacttatgttttggggttattcaagcctgttattgtattagtctgtagttcttctaattttaaagtaagttagctggtgattttgttgtttgagcaacctgctaaggtttcacgtgcctgttgatgagatataattgttgagcgctcttgctcactttatttatgtgcattatttacatgctacagttacactcctttaaggtaatgtaattaatagtgggaaataatcagtttttacaatttttgcgctatctatcatcgttcgcctgacgttctacaacatctgcttcagtttgtgtttattaaccctttagtttcacttcatcacacttctattcccattagaggtatctgttaaaaacattaaaattcattaataatctagtatgtgttcattttttgtcatagtttcttcaaaattaagttttatttgagtgttttcaaaataaatattttatttatttattttattaaaatattttaattttcatcatgacgcatacgccccgcccctttgattgccacgccctttGGCCCCGCCCAcccgcccaaccctaccaccttgactaacaaattttctgcgggaaaccctggagTAGTGAAGGAAAATGAGTCGGACCGGTTACAATccacattttattaaaatgtttagttttttgaGCTGCATCAATAAATGGCTGGCCATGATGGCCCATGCTATGATCAATTtatcaatattatttatattactaTTATTCATAATTAAAGTTGCTTAAAATGctaatgtacaaataacaataaattgtgttgtaataaaaaattattggcCATATGTGTTTAACAACTTTTGTAGAAGACAACTGTAATGTCACAAAATCTGGGAAAGCTGCATTTTACTCGCAAACCCATTTTCCTAAAGAAAGACACAAGACCATATATTAGTATACTATATTATACTGGCATAGTCAGTGGAGTAGACTAAAAAATATAGTTATTTTCACCGCAATTGCAACAAcgctggatacctgaggtaattttacATTATAGATCTCAGAAAAGAGTTTCTCCAGTGTCATTTGCTATTTCAAATACATGAACACTTTAAATTTGAATGGATTTGATTTGCTGTcaatattatataatttatccattggaaaaaaaaatactacagaagtGATGAAATCCTTATAGTTTTTTGTCATAGTcttaaatattttcaagaacTATTtttaacgttaataacattatCATCTGTAGTGTGAACAGCTTTTAACACCTTGTTGTTCTGACGTATGATCGGTTTGTTGCAATTTGCTTACCACTAAAATATGGCATTGTGGGTAATagtgtaatttatttcattttcttataatacaaataaaatacatctGCAATTAGATACATTTCCTCAGAGCAATTTATTAAAAGGTATCATAACATACTGAGTAAACAAGCAACTAACAGTTACATTTACATTGGTGCTCTCCTTACATATACAGGACTCACActaaatgtgtgtgttgatgTTGATTAAACCGTTattaaattaacaaaaacatatactgtacaaaactgtatactgtacacattaaacaaaacacatcATGTCAGACACTGGCCAACTGTCTGAGGTGTTTCCTTGTGGAGTGTTTCCATGAGATAAACTCATATAACATATGGATCATGGCCTTCTTGATTTAACGCCTATTTTTGTCCTTTGCAATCGTGCCACTAAGACTTTTCTCACCTCATCTGttcttaaacaataaataaatgggttAATCATTGGTGGCAAGAGGCTATACATCATTATAATGACCAATCGCAAATCAGTACTGAACTTTATGTTAATATTGCTAgacaaataattaaaacatcTGGGTAAGAAAAACAGAGCAATAATGATGAGCTGAGGACTGCAGGTGGACAAAGTCTTCAGTCTTCCTTGAGCGCTCGATATACGCAGAACGGATACAATGATAGCACAGTAAGAGAAAACAATAATAGAAAGTGAACCCAGCAGCACTACCATTGCATTTACAAAAGCAGGATAACCATACTCTTCTCTGTCAGCACACGCCAGTGTTGTAATGGAAACATGGTCACAGTAACAATGTACAATAGTGTTTCCAGCACAGTAAGGAAGCGGGTAAGCTCTTATGATTATCATCAGTGGGCCCACCAGACCCAAAATCCAAGAGCCAAAGAtcaaaatgaaaacatttctGTCCATCATAATGCTGTGATATCGAAGTGGTAAACATATGGCTGCATAGCGATCTATAGCCATAACTGACAACAGACGTGAAGTGACCGAAccaaaataatgcacaaaaaacatttgaagaaagcagcccaaaaatgaaatggaTCCATCTTTAAACCAATACCTGCTGATTATCTTTGGTAATGCAGTGGTGCTGAAGAGTACATCACACACAGCAAGATTTACAATGCAGTAATACACAGGCTTTTGGAGGCTCTTAGATAATACAAATAATGTTATAAATACAGCATTTCCCATCAGTGTACacacataaacaaaaaacagGACTGCTGAGACAATGCCATAATATTGAGGCTGAAGTCCTGgaaagccagaaatgacaaaatCTTTTATAAAAGTGATGTTTCCCATTCCACACGATGAACTGGAGTCCTTTTAGCACCAATTTTAGAGTTTTGTATGTACACAATATACAGTTCACAGTATCAACACATTAGATTATTTAACATTTCTGAACATTTTCTAAAAGCACAAACTGATTTTTGATATTGTAATCCACCAATTTTGTTAAGACAGTGATTAGCTGGTTAAGGAATGTAGAGGGTTTATACCTCTTTAAAGAGGAACCTTAAGTGGTTATAGTTAGTTATCACCAGACAACATTGTTTATATGAGAGAAATATCAAAATTGCATGACGTAAAACACCTCAAAGCTCCCAGGATAATCACTGCAGTTCTTTACCTATGATacaagtaaaaataatttaccTACATTACTTCAACAAAattaaagaataaaatattaataataagttGATTAAGAAGTGTCTGACAGTTTCCAATAAATATAggtatattattaaaataatgcaattttttacattatgacaTTAATGGGtgtaaatgtaacatttctGAGCTAAGCCTCCAAGAacataaaaattttaaaaaggGGGTATCTAATGACATTAATGCATTCTgtcttattaacacagttaaagagttggattcctcatgctaaacatgggCAAAGGTTCAAAGAACCATTTGGACGTATGACCAGTGGTTTGGGGTTGGATTTGGCATTTGCTTCAAGATGTAATTTAATCAGTGATGgtaataacggcgttataaatAAACAGCGTTACTAACggtgttatttttttcagtaacaagtaatcaaataaattacagtTTCCTCCGTTATAACACCGTTACTGTTACTGACAATAAATGCTGCGCATTACTATAATTAATCTCACTAAAGCGATTTTCACCAGAGTAGGTTCTCTCATCGAGACAGGCAAAGCTTTTctctagtgtgtgtgtgtgtgtgtgtgtgtgtgtgtgtgtgtgtgtgtgtgtgtgtgtgtgtgtgtgtgtgtgtgtgtgtgtgtgtgtgtgtgtgtgtgtgtgtgtgtgtgtgtgtgtgtgtttttgggGCTGAAAGACACATAACTGAtgatgattggtgtgtgtgtgttagagggggtgggacaaccacataaccggtgatgattggcttaatttccatctttagccaaccagaggcaggcAGAGTTCATACACAAACATATGCACAGCC from Paramisgurnus dabryanus chromosome 8, PD_genome_1.1, whole genome shotgun sequence includes:
- the LOC135770394 gene encoding olfactory receptor 1M1-like — protein: MNSINANFSQNITIPHPEYFFITGLSGIPYSRYYYIFLFCTYIIAVIGNSTVLLIIALDRSLHSPKYIGVFNLALADIGATNALIPNMMRMFVFESQYISYDACLANMFFVFFFSGMQCLTLVALSFDRVIAICLPLRYHTIVNNTVMLLMYSALWAFNTFVIGTFVILITRLKLCKSNVIKSFFCDHGPVYMLACNDNSINHQLSIVVTVLYVIAPLVIVVLSYVCIFLSLSKITSWKGRFKALKTCACHMMLVGTFFLPISGAYIAAIMFSLPPNDRIISTSLSFVIPPMLNPIIYVLNTAEIKDVVRKVLYKRSALITK
- the LOC135770395 gene encoding olfactory receptor 4B13-like, which produces MGNITFIKDFVISGFPGLQPQYYGIVSAVLFFVYVCTLMGNAVFITLFVLSKSLQKPVYYCIVNLAVCDVLFSTTALPKIISRYWFKDGSISFLGCFLQMFFVHYFGSVTSRLLSVMAIDRYAAICLPLRYHSIMMDRNVFILIFGSWILGLVGPLMIIIRAYPLPYCAGNTIVHCYCDHVSITTLACADREEYGYPAFVNAMVVLLGSLSIIVFSYCAIIVSVLRISSAQGRLKTLSTCSPQLIIIALFFLPRCFNYLSSNINIKFSTDLRLVIIMMYSLLPPMINPFIYCLRTDEVRKVLVARLQRTKIGVKSRRP